TGCGACGACAATGTTGAGCGACGACAAGGTTCACGAAAGCTGAAACGGTTAAGCTTGCAGTCAGGTCACAGGCGCATGGCTGCCGTCGGCAGCAAAAGGCCAACAAACTGAAATCTAAGGCGTTTTATCGCTCCTGAGGGGCGGTAAAAAGAAATTTTCTCCGCTAACTCTTTGTATTTCCTGGAGGGTTTGCGGGGCGCCGGCGGAGTAAACCCTGATGAACACGGGAGGGCGGCCGAGATGATGGACAGCAAAACGATCGTTTGTAGGTCAGGAGAGGTTCGGGTATACTACTTTCCCGTCCTGGTTCTTCCATCGTCTTTAAACCTAAACTCTCAGGTTCAGCATGACAACTAATTATATTTTTGTGACCGGCGGGGTCGTATCCTCTCTGGGTAAAGGCATTGCCGCAGCCTCTCTGGCGGCTATTCTTGAAGCCCGTGGCCTCAACGTTACCATCATGAAACTGGACCCGTACATCAACGTGGATCCGGGCACCATGAGCCCGATTCAGCATGGGGAAGTTTTCGTCACCGAAGACGGCGCAGAAACCGATCTGGATTTGGGTCACTACGAGCGCTTCATCCGCACCAAGATGTCGCGTCGCAACAACTTCACCACCGGCCGCATCTACTCAGACGTGCTGCGTAAAGAACGCCGCGGCGACTATCTGGGCGCGACCGTGCAGGTCATTCCGCACATCACCAACGCGATCAAAGAGCGCATCATCGAAGGCGGCGAAGGCCACGATGTGGTGCTGGTGGAAATCGGCGGCACCGTCGGCGATATCGAATCGCTGCCGTTCCTCGAAGCCATCCGTCAGATGGCGGTGGAAGTGGGCCGCGAGCACACACTGTACATGCACCTGACGCTGGTGCCGTACATGGCGGCGGCGGGCGAAGTGAAAACCAAGCCGACCCAGCATTCCGTAAAAGAGCTGCTTTCCATCGGTATTCAGCCTGATGTGCTGATTTGCCGCTCCGATCGCGCGGTTCCTGCTAACGAACGCGCTAAAATCGCGCTTTTCTGCAACGTGCCGGAAAAAGCGGTTATCTCTCTGAAAGACGTTGATTCTATTTATAAAATCCCAGGCCTATTGAAATCTCAGGGGCTGGACGATTATATTTGTAAACGATTCAGCCTGAACGCGCCGGAAGCCAACCTGGCCGAATGGGAACAGGTGATTTACGAAGAAGCCAATCCGGGCGGCGAAGTGACCATCGGTATGGTCGGCAAATACGTTGAGCTGCCGGACGCTTACAAGTCGGTGATCGAAGCGCTGAAGCACGGCGGGCTGAAAAACCGTCTGACCGTGAACATCAAGCTGATCGACTCGCAGGACGTGGAAACCCGCGGCGTGGAAGTGCTGAAAGGGCTGGATGCGATCCTGATCCCGGGTGGCTTCGGTTACCGCGGCGTGGAAGGCAAAGTGATGACCGCGCGCTATGCCCGCGAGAACAACATTCCTTACCTGGGCATTTGCCTGGGCATGCAGGTGGCGTTGATGGAGTTCGCTCGCAACGTGGCCGGCATGGAGAACGCCAACTCCACCGAGTTTATGCCAGACTGTAAGTACCCGGTGGTGGCGTTGATCACCGAATGGCGCGATGAAGACGGCAACGTCGAAGTGCGCAGCGAAGAAAGCGATTTGGGCGGCACGATGCGCGTAGGTGGCCAACAGTGCAACCTGAGCGACAACAGCCTGGTGCGCCAGCTGTACGGCGAACCGACCATTGTCGAGCGTCACCGTCACCGTTACGAAGTTAACAACATGCTGTTGAAGCAGATCGAAGCCGCAGGGCTGCGTGTCGCCGGTCGTTCCGCCGACAACAAGCTGGTCGAGATCATTGAACTGCCGAATCACCCGTGGTTTGTAGCCTGCCAGTTCCACCCGGAATTTACGTCTACGCCGCGTGATGGGCATCCGCTGTTCGCCGGCTTCGTGAAAGCCGCTGGCGAGCATCAGAAGCGCCAGGTGAAATAACATATTTGGTAGGCGGCGCGCGGTGAGAACCGCGCGCTGTTTGTCTGGAGTTTTAGTTTAACTTGTACTGAGGAAAACCTAATGTCCAAAATCGTTAAAGTCATCGGTCGTGAAATCATCGACTCCCGCGGTAACCCGACTGTTGAAGCCGAAGTTCATCTGGAAGGCGGTTTCGTCGGCCTGGCTGCTGCGCCGTCAGGTGCTTCTACCGGTTCCCGCGAAGCGCTGGAACTGCGTGACGGTGACAAGTCTCGTTTCCTGGGTAAAGGCGTACTGAAAGCCGTTGCTGCAGTAAACGGTCCGATTGCTCAGGCAGTACTGGGTAAAGATGCCAAAGACCAGGCGAACATCGACAAGATCATGATCGAGCTGGACGGCACCGAGAACAAATCCAACTTCGGCGCCAACGCCATTCTGGCGGTTTCCCTGGCAGCAGCGAAAGCGGCCGCAGCCTCTAAAGGCATGCCGCTGTACGAGCACATCGCTGAACTGAACGGCACCCCAGGCAAATTCTCCATGCCACTGCCGATGATGAACATCATCAACGGCGGCGAGCACGCTGACAACAACGTCGACATTCAGGAATTCATGATTCAGCCGGTTGGCGCGAAGACCCTGAAAGAAGCGGTGCGCATCGGTTCTGAAGTGTTCCACCACCTGGCGAAAGTTCTGAAAGCC
Above is a window of Serratia nematodiphila DZ0503SBS1 DNA encoding:
- the pyrG gene encoding glutamine hydrolyzing CTP synthase, with the translated sequence MTTNYIFVTGGVVSSLGKGIAAASLAAILEARGLNVTIMKLDPYINVDPGTMSPIQHGEVFVTEDGAETDLDLGHYERFIRTKMSRRNNFTTGRIYSDVLRKERRGDYLGATVQVIPHITNAIKERIIEGGEGHDVVLVEIGGTVGDIESLPFLEAIRQMAVEVGREHTLYMHLTLVPYMAAAGEVKTKPTQHSVKELLSIGIQPDVLICRSDRAVPANERAKIALFCNVPEKAVISLKDVDSIYKIPGLLKSQGLDDYICKRFSLNAPEANLAEWEQVIYEEANPGGEVTIGMVGKYVELPDAYKSVIEALKHGGLKNRLTVNIKLIDSQDVETRGVEVLKGLDAILIPGGFGYRGVEGKVMTARYARENNIPYLGICLGMQVALMEFARNVAGMENANSTEFMPDCKYPVVALITEWRDEDGNVEVRSEESDLGGTMRVGGQQCNLSDNSLVRQLYGEPTIVERHRHRYEVNNMLLKQIEAAGLRVAGRSADNKLVEIIELPNHPWFVACQFHPEFTSTPRDGHPLFAGFVKAAGEHQKRQVK